A portion of the Deinococcus peraridilitoris DSM 19664 genome contains these proteins:
- the ybeY gene encoding rRNA maturation RNase YbeY, whose protein sequence is MIDLVVRKSPPPGVRRALRVALRGVMRHFGVEDKSVTVVLVGDRTIRQLKRETWGEDAVTDVLSFPTFVPGDPFVPPHLGDIVISLDTAARQAGARGHTLSREMSLLASHGLTHLVGFDHPHAEGLGFEEGATGEGWQPFHAAWQAAQAELASLADPVR, encoded by the coding sequence ATGATCGATCTGGTGGTGCGCAAGTCTCCCCCACCCGGCGTGCGGCGTGCGCTCCGGGTGGCCCTGAGGGGCGTCATGCGGCACTTCGGGGTGGAGGATAAATCGGTCACCGTGGTGCTGGTGGGCGACCGGACGATTCGGCAGCTCAAGCGCGAAACCTGGGGCGAGGACGCGGTCACCGACGTGCTGTCGTTTCCGACCTTTGTGCCGGGCGATCCGTTCGTGCCGCCGCACCTGGGTGATATCGTGATCAGCCTCGACACGGCGGCGCGGCAGGCCGGGGCGCGCGGTCATACGCTGTCGCGTGAAATGTCGTTGCTCGCGTCGCATGGCCTGACGCACCTCGTGGGCTTCGATCACCCCCACGCCGAAGGGCTGGGTTTCGAGGAAGGTGCGACGGGTGAAGGATGGCAACCCTTTCATGCAGCGTGGCAGGCTGCCCAGGCTGAACTGGCTTCGCTGGCCGACCCGGTGCGCTAA
- a CDS encoding diacylglycerol kinase → MRPPRSSRPGPAASFGARSPHAGIHTWCTAARFALSGLAHAWRTQPNFRTEVGCAALAIILAVLLRVPLTPILLSCALVLSLELVNTAIEAVVDLVSPEFHPLAKIAKDAGAGAVLLASVFALLVGASEFLPRLWSAAGM, encoded by the coding sequence ATGAGGCCGCCTCGCTCTTCCAGGCCCGGTCCTGCCGCTTCGTTTGGCGCCCGAAGTCCGCACGCCGGCATTCACACCTGGTGCACTGCCGCGCGTTTCGCGCTGAGCGGGCTGGCCCATGCCTGGCGCACCCAGCCCAATTTTCGTACCGAAGTGGGTTGCGCCGCGCTGGCCATCATCCTCGCCGTGCTCCTGCGCGTACCGTTGACGCCCATCCTGCTTTCGTGTGCCCTGGTGCTGAGCCTCGAACTGGTGAACACGGCGATCGAGGCGGTGGTCGATCTCGTATCACCCGAGTTTCACCCACTGGCAAAAATTGCCAAGGACGCCGGGGCGGGCGCGGTGCTGCTCGCTTCAGTGTTCGCGCTGCTGGTGGGCGCTTCCGAATTCCTGCCGCGTCTGTGGAGCGCCGCTGGCATGTAG
- a CDS encoding hemolysin family protein, with protein MSDIFGLAALFFLVLLNGFFVAAEFALVSVRRTRIDQLAEEGIGAARIAQRAVRNLDLYIAATQLGITMASLGIGFIAEPAIHHLVEGPLSRAGLAEGSVNTASFAIAFSISTILHIVFGELAPKSIALQRSEETSLWVVRPLMAFAFVFRPAIYLLNALGNGVVSLIGLKPVSGHHTAHSEEEIRMIVSASSQEGVLEDDEKELVYNVFDLSDTMLRSIMTPRVDMVLADASATLRRVLELNEEHGYSRVPAYRDTPDNVIGIVHTSDVLKHLQELDHVTIGDIVRPTYYAPESMRVSDLLRTMRERKSHMAIVVDEFGGTAGLVTLEDVLEEIVGEIYDETDEEAEVQVEHLGEGVYRLDASLNIDEVEEVLGVELDGQEEAGEFDTLAGFVTQHFGYIPTVGERFQSEGWEFLVEGADQRRVIQVVASKIQPVPLLESGGDAAYDS; from the coding sequence ATGAGTGATATTTTCGGCCTCGCGGCCCTGTTTTTTCTGGTCCTGCTGAACGGATTTTTTGTGGCGGCCGAGTTCGCGCTTGTCAGCGTACGGCGCACCCGCATCGACCAGCTTGCCGAGGAAGGCATCGGTGCCGCGCGCATCGCACAGCGCGCGGTGCGCAATCTCGATCTGTACATCGCCGCCACGCAGCTGGGCATCACCATGGCCTCACTGGGCATCGGCTTCATCGCCGAGCCTGCCATTCACCACCTCGTGGAAGGCCCGCTCAGCCGCGCCGGTCTGGCTGAAGGCAGCGTCAACACCGCGTCCTTCGCGATCGCCTTCTCGATCTCCACGATTCTGCACATCGTCTTCGGAGAGCTGGCGCCCAAATCCATTGCGCTTCAGCGCTCCGAGGAGACCTCGCTGTGGGTCGTGCGTCCCCTGATGGCCTTCGCGTTCGTGTTTCGTCCGGCGATCTATCTGCTCAACGCCCTCGGGAACGGGGTAGTGAGTCTGATCGGACTGAAGCCGGTGTCAGGTCACCACACCGCCCACTCCGAAGAGGAAATCCGCATGATCGTCAGCGCCTCCAGTCAGGAAGGTGTGCTGGAGGACGATGAGAAGGAACTCGTCTACAACGTCTTCGACCTCTCGGACACCATGCTGCGTTCGATCATGACGCCGCGGGTCGACATGGTGCTGGCCGACGCCAGCGCCACCCTGCGGCGGGTGCTGGAACTCAACGAGGAGCACGGGTACTCACGGGTGCCCGCCTACCGCGACACACCTGACAACGTCATCGGCATCGTGCACACCTCGGATGTGCTGAAGCACCTGCAAGAGCTCGATCACGTCACCATCGGCGATATCGTGCGGCCCACCTATTACGCTCCCGAATCGATGCGGGTGAGCGACCTGCTGAGGACCATGCGCGAACGCAAATCGCACATGGCCATCGTGGTGGACGAGTTCGGTGGAACGGCAGGACTCGTGACGCTGGAAGACGTACTCGAAGAGATCGTCGGCGAAATCTACGACGAAACCGACGAGGAAGCGGAAGTGCAGGTCGAGCATCTGGGCGAGGGCGTCTACCGGCTGGACGCCTCGCTCAACATCGATGAGGTGGAAGAAGTGCTCGGCGTGGAACTCGACGGGCAGGAAGAAGCCGGGGAGTTCGATACGCTCGCGGGCTTTGTCACCCAGCACTTCGGCTACATTCCCACGGTTGGCGAGCGGTTTCAGTCCGAAGGCTGGGAGTTTCTGGTGGAGGGTGCCGATCAACGCCGCGTGATTCAGGTGGTGGCCAGCAAAATTCAACCCGTTCCGCTCCTCGAGAGCGGTGGAGACGCCGCATATGACAGTTGA
- the cdd gene encoding cytidine deaminase, with translation MTVDQQTADAELLSAAQQAYHNAYAPYSKFGVGAALRTPTGEVFAGANVENASYGLGRCAEQSAVQAMATTGQRTFTEVVVYSEASPPASPCGACRQVLFEFAPEAQVTCVNHLGEVLSLQVKELLPHGFRLGE, from the coding sequence ATGACAGTTGATCAACAGACCGCCGATGCCGAACTCCTGAGCGCCGCACAACAGGCTTACCACAACGCCTACGCGCCTTACTCGAAATTCGGCGTGGGAGCGGCCCTGCGCACCCCGACCGGTGAGGTGTTCGCGGGTGCGAACGTCGAGAACGCCAGTTACGGTCTGGGGCGCTGCGCAGAGCAGAGTGCTGTGCAGGCCATGGCCACCACGGGGCAGCGCACCTTTACCGAGGTCGTGGTGTACAGCGAGGCGAGCCCACCGGCCAGCCCGTGCGGCGCGTGCCGGCAGGTCCTGTTCGAGTTCGCCCCAGAAGCGCAGGTCACCTGCGTCAATCACCTGGGAGAAGTCCTTTCCCTGCAGGTCAAGGAGCTGTTGCCTCACGGCTTTCGTCTGGGTGAATAG